Within Macrobrachium nipponense isolate FS-2020 chromosome 20, ASM1510439v2, whole genome shotgun sequence, the genomic segment agatttttttttttttttttctggacggATCATAACCCGCTTGTTTTCATTGAGCGTatgaaaggagccaaccagaggatcttgcgtTGGGCTCTCTTGCTTCAGGAATTCAAGCTGGTTATTAAACACATTAAGGGGTctgaaaataagattcctgacGCGCTCTCACGAATTTGATATGTTTGCCTTACCTCCctcgtacgctgccctgctcgtttctccggtgggtttgtataaaaacgtttttttttttttttttttttttttttttttttttttttttttttgtacactgtAAGTCGAGGTGTGTATAGTAAGTTTTCCTTCCTTGATTTTTGCGAGTTTTGTCTGTATTGTTCAGATTTGTTTTGTATGCTATGTGAAGATTTGGTTGTTAGTCTTTTCTTGTTGTCGTTGTTTAgacttaagttatttattttttgtttatataccatGTTTTGACTTTGCTGTTTaaatctagttttattttcaggCCAGTAACTTTtgtcttgttgttgttttttttttttttttttttttgtcttttgttggtgGACCTTAATGTTCCTGTTTTCCAGGTCCTATgttcttgttataaaaaaaatttttttttttttttttttctcggggaggaaggtattagagtaacgtaattttccgatttatttaagtcaaccttgttctagatttaagtacattatttcttaaggcagttaatgttaagtgtttagtgttttgtttacgctatagtttctcgcctcctccccgctcacttaattgcttgaactatcgtgttaacgattgtggtttgttttttttttcgagtgcggcaggactcctgtgaggtgacttttggaAAGACGGTGCCCGGCCTAAGGttagttcgggccttcctttgcttcctgatacctctgcagctggcgattattggaaaacattgaatcttgtttttggagctgcccttcgcaggtacacttctgtcacctgcgacgtcgtgtgacctgtattcgacgcagttgacttcgtcacctgcgacttcgtcgtactgccaccttagtggatatatatatatatatttccctagggtattgagtgccatcgtgttctgctggcactagaggagctttgggcagtcatcagtctatctccaaggacaccttaagctgctgctgagggagcaatctggctcgtgaaggtgtcaagtagggagacagtaccaggtaggagtttgtctttgtgttgtcgggcaggacctcctccgactcacctgtacctgtggttacctgagtattcatgtcctccctcgtctgcagagctgagatgtattggatcacggcctccgtaaaggcgatttgaatttattttggattgaagtttcccctgttttgtgtgaggagtttgtgatttttttatatattatttttctatacaatatttatagactctgatggtccttatggcctatcggcctggtgtttatattgtaattcataggtaggaatttaagtgttttctcacttttatccttcaccttctttctttcgtttatagttataggtatatttggattttggcctggccagccattgtatggatatattcctgtttagacgtattcttgtgtttgttctctctcatgtttctatctagggcttagttttcttagcgtttagggatcctacgggattatttgaggactagtgtacgtccttttcagtcacaaggttgacttaatgttatttttgttgtgaataaatattgttgagttttcccttttgttttcgtctccactgaccattttacgcagagtatttttgaacatcactgagaatataaatagtgcaataaaagaactgcaccaggacccaaTAAAGGGGGTCCGTAACAATAGGCTTAAGCGAACATAATTAAATGGAAACCTAAAGTTATCACTTTAGTCGTCTGAAGCTTCATATAATTCGGCGTAGACAACCATTCAGTGATGGCTCTTTATTCAGTCATTATTATATAGCCATAAAATTATGCAAATGACCGAGAATATAGGTAAAGGAATCATATAGcataaaatgatatatctgaCCACAAATTCACATTAAACCCCTAGAAAGTGTGGACATTTTTACCACACTTATTAAGGGCCCCATActtgaacgattgtatgaacgactgaCATTATCGACAAACACATATACTATTCAGACAGTGTGAGCGTTCTACACACCGATTttagtctgaacaaagattttgttacgggaagacatggcatcatcatctctctagaagagacgtgccTGATAGCTTTGCATCGGCCGACAaacataagtcgcaagccagcaacctgttcgTGACATATTCAgccgagatcgttcagaccacgaaacttctgcccacttttgcattcagacaagccgtACACAATGTtattgcgaacgatacagacaatcgttcatacgatcgttcagtgtatggggccctagATGCCACTTGTGCACCCACACCCGATCATGTTATGCATCAAAACATCAAAACATCCACACACCGGAGGCCACATTGCTGCGTTACGGTATACCGCTGCTGACTCATTTTGACTTTGACTCGACTCGTCTTGTGTAAACGGTTTTTCCACAAATGCATTCAAACTAATGCAAAGTGTGTTGGACGATTCAAGGAGAGTCAAGTTAGGCGAGTCGTGACTCAACTCAAATGACTCATTCGGTGTAAACGCAGCCTTACCATAAATGAGAACCCATGTGTGAAGATTTGGTAAGGACCATACCTAGACCGTGGTAAGGACTGGCGGACGGGCGTGCTCTGTTCAAAACCATTGTAGTATTTGCATAGATCGAAGTAATGAGCTAGGTATACCTGGTAATTAGACGATTACAGTGGTCACAGTTAAGGTTTAAAACAGGATGGGTTCGCAACTCCTTTCGAACGAGCTGGAATGGCTAACACGCCTCTGGCGCCAGTTCCTCTAAAGGGAAAGGATGTGTGGATGAATAACTTATTcatatatctatcctatctatctatctatttataatttatatatctatatattatatatatatatatatatatatatatatatatattatatatattatataaatgtccaATACCAAATACACGTTCCAATTAAGAAGAATTCTTGGCAAAACCTATTTACGTCATGCAACAACCATTCTAGTTTATGCAAACGAAACTATTATTACTAACCAACGTTATAGCAAATAATTATTACAAGGATACTGTGTAGGAATTCGTAGGATGTTTCCTTTGAAGTTCAAATGGGTTATCGACGTTATTGCTTCGAATGCAACAAATACTAAGTgggtataaatgaataaatcacagCGAATAGCTCTTTCACAAAAGCAAGAAACATTGTTCAGCCCTTTTTACACAGGTTTTTGCAGGGAGGATCAATAGGTGGAATGCGCGTATTTAGCAAAAGGTAATTCAACTATTTGTCTTTTAATGTCAAACGGGAAACGTACGAGCGCCAGAGGTCTTTCGCACTGTTTGACAATTGTGGGTGTTTCACATGAAAGACTAAATACCAGAGCTATTCTGGGTAGCGATAGTCGCCTGCTTTTGAGAGCCGTCTGGGCGTGTAGGAATTCCAcgctcgcacgcacacacaaacacacgcacatagaaTGCTTTTGACTGTATGTTTCGTCAAGTTTTAGATTGCAGAATAACATTTCGGATAGTTTACCCAACGGATCAAAGGCGAGAAAAGTTCTTGTAAATTCCTGTGTTCTAGTAGGTTATTGCTCTTCGAAGCGCTTTTTTTGTGTGTATCAGATTAAATTCAACTAAGATAAATCCTTACATTCTGCAGAATAAGCCTACCGTTCGACATGAGCTGAATTTATATCAAGTATAaatcaaggtttttatttttttattctaccaTGCAAGTATGCTTTGAGATGAAGAATCAGACTTGGCAAGGAAGAAATTTTAAGACCAGATTTATCGTTCAAGGGGATATGTGCTTGTGTGCGTGGTTGTCTGTAAAAATGTTAGAATGTTTgacatgtgtgtttgtttgtgtgtgtgtgtgtgtgtgtgtaagtgtgaaaGAATAATGGAACAGCTGATACTTAAAGATGATGCCGTTTTTATTGGATCCTGGAGAGAAACATTGTAATTAAAATCTATGAAATATTCACTTACAAAAGACTGATTTCGTTATAAGAGTTCACGAATCTGCGGGAAGGAAAGAAATTTGATTTTTTGCAATGAGATATTATGGGTCTACTTCTCTCCCATAAATTATCAGTATAAGTGACCGAATCAAGTAGCATGTTTTCAAGGGTTGGGTTACGAAACAAGAGAAGTTGGAATGTCAGTATAGGGTATTGCAGATGCTATTTGAAAAATAACTGTACGTTTAGGGAGGAAAGATATAAAAATGCATGGAAGAGCAACACTGAATTCATTCAAAAACCTAaaacttatttcagttttcttcaggagatgtgaaaagaaacccacaaaatcactaaGTATAACTTGTTAcaaaagtagattcacatgaagCGTGCATctataaaccaatcacagggctggaaactcttagtctctcgagggagttcacagaggcaggatgtatgttccacctctcctaagggatacgtctttcaaaagtatcccttatgAGAGGTGAAACATACCAGCCCTGtgcttggcttatcaacagccaatcaggagcgtcgtaagggagtggcctagacatcaaatgcacggttgatgtgaatctactatagtatttacATATCATTTTACTCAACAATACAAGTAGACAAGTTATACTCagcaattttgtgggtttctttttacaCATTGAATTCATTGTAAATTGCAGGTAGTTTGAGCATACATGAAAGgcgaaaaaagaaattaactgtCTTTTCCAGCATAAAGGAGAAAAATCAAAGTAAGGGTAGCATGATGGAATCCTCGAAAAACTAGGTAGTGGGCGCAAATTACGTTTGCGAACGATGACTAAAATGTACGCGAAGAACGAACTATGACCCACTGATATGGGTTCGGATAAACTTTAAGATTTAACCATTTATTTTAAGGGACACTAACACCAACTAAGGTTTCATATATCTAAACACAAATACATGATCCCTTGAAATGTAAAGGAATTGTGAGATATGAGAATCTGGTACTACATATTAGTAGGCACGCTTTGTAGGTTTATTCCTGAACAGCACGCATCAGATATTGGTAAGgcataaaaaaagacatttttttatcttttattagagaaaatatacaatattttactattttaacagaattacattcagaatctTATCCAAGTTAACACAAATCTTATCTTGTACTTTTTACAAATAACCtatgtattttaatgtaaatattttttctgtggttACCCATATAAGactttatcaatatatatctatattttattatccTTGATTTTAGAAACGACCTTATAccatctttttcatcttttattcctgctTTGTGGGCTAACCAGGTACCAACAGATTACAATCACAGCAATGTTCCTCCTGTCCTTTTTTGAATGTGCTTCAAAAATGAGACGCTTGGGTAAAAAATACTGACACCAGAGTTTAGCGACGATAGTTGTGTCTTTCTTAAAACATAGGTTCCTCCAaaagaataactaataataagtAGCAAGATGAGAGAAATACTGCCCTACAATGTTCCGTAGATCTCCATATGCTTCCAGAGCCACTTCCCCCACCTGTCTAATTTTCCCAGCCACTAActtctcattattttcctttccaaACCTTCGTTGGCTATACGACACGGCCCCAATGATCAGTAAGGTATtacttattcatctctctctctctcttgcgtgttGGGCTGCCTAGTGACATCGTATAATCTCGGTGTATctttgaattattatcattattatcactattattcagaagatgaacccccatttatatggaacaagcctacaggagccattgacttgaaattcaagtttccagagATTATGGTGTTCTTTGGAAGAGGTCACGTAAGATAAATGGAAATACAAAAAGTATGGATCAGTTATCAGAAAGAAAGCTAAATTAACAAATtgatcaataaatagataaaaacatgaatattaaaatacaaggtgaattgaCTTAAGGTAGAAATACATTGCagcttcgcttgaacttttgggGTAATTCATTTTCGTACGATTTTATCTTTTATGGGTTAATTAATATTCTATTCCTAAGGCCGTTATCCCAAGAGTGGTAAATAATGATTGCTATATGATCCAGAGGTCACCCTTTATTAACACTATTATGTACCCTTCACGTTATGATGAATGAAACAACCGAGTTAGATCAAATGCAAGTTCAATCTACAGGGAGGATGATTTCGGTGCATTCGGCCATTGCCTTAATGCCGCTCGTAAGTGTGATAGGGTGAAATATGCAGTGAGAGGGAGGCTTGATGGAAACCTCTGGTCTCAATTCTATCCAAGGTTCCCCGTAGAAGAGTAATAGTGCCTCGAGGTTCTTAGCAACGTCCCTTCGAccgctagctgcaacctctttcattcattttactacacctccgttcacattctctttcttaaatcttactttccaccctctcctaacacttgattcagagtgcaactgcgaggttttcctgttGAATCTTTCAGTTCTttctactatcaatttccgtttcagcgctgagtaaactcataggtcccagctattggcctatggcctaaatcctatatgcAAGGTCCAGCAAATATACTCTGATTATATTTGAAGGATCTCGGTTCTATCTTTTGTCACTGAAGATCGAAAGTATTTCTCGCGCTTTAAAATCAATTTAGtttaatcatttttatgtaaaaaaataaaataattacaaaatatcaaaTGGATTTGGACCAAAATCTTGACCCTTTGAAAATCTACACATTAAATCTCAGATCCAGATTTTCAGTGATCGTTAAAAGCGGTCTGTGTCACAAACTGTCATCTAACCACCCGTCAGCTTGCTGCTACTGTTACTAGACAGTTCCTTCATAAACTCAACCTTCAATTGAGACCATCAACAGCGGTCGAAAACTAACCGTCGGTCACGAGTGGGCGGTGCTCACTTCGACCTCCTTCTCCTTCGACATCTAAAGCCATGAAACCTCCTTTCTCTCTTACGGTATATAAAGGCTCCCACTCCATTCCTTGGCACCGCAGTCCTCTTCTGTAACTCATCATGATCGCTAAGGTAACTGATGAAAGGATTTGTGGGTTTTGCGTGAAACTTCATGAAGTGAATTTAATATCTCTCTAGAGTGACTCGGGGAAAGTGACCATGAGTGACTTATGAATTTACAGACACTAATAAGTGAAGTTGTTTTCTGTGTTTTTGGTTAATTACCTATTTGGTCTCACTTTTTATATTAAGTTTAGATTAGTATTAATTTTCAACTGCAAACTGCATTTTCTAAAGACCAGCATTGACAGTATATTTtgattttagaattatttttacttattagcTTTTCAAACGCatgaaaactttttatttctttctgtctcttttttttctctctaaagaCCTGTTTAGCTCTGGCCCTTGTCGCCGCTGTCTTTGGTGCGCCCTCCCACCCTCCATATGGCCACGCCCCTCAACCATCTTATGAGGTAAGGATTAGATGAAGATTCTCTTTTGTAAAAGATGCTTTCATCTGTAAGAAATTACATTTTCTACTTACAAAATCTGTTACTGTTGTTCTTTACTAAAGTTTAAATCTCAATTGTAATTCTCGGAATGCAATTCTCAATTCCAGGAGCCAGCCAAGTACGACTTCAACTACGCCGTGAAGGACGACTACTCCGGCAACGACTTCGGCCACCAGGAAGCCCGTGATGGCTCCGACACTCAGGGATCCTACTACGTCCTCCTTCCCGACGGCCGCCTGCAGAAGGTGTCCTACAACGTCAACGGAGACTCAGGATTTGTGGCTGAGGTCACTTACGAGGGAGAGGCTCAGTACCCAGAGTACCATCCGGCGCCTTCCTATGCCTGATCTGGTGACGAAGTTTTCGATTCcgatgtatttatgaaacttattTAATAAACCTTTTCTTCACtaaataaaatgtttcttttcgaaaAGCCTATAACAAAACATAATTTGGAAGAAAACTGATACTCTGAAGGTTTAAAGTTATATTTTACGGGGAATTTTCAtacaatttactctctctctctctctctctctttatatatatatatatatatatatatatatatatatattatatatatatatgtatatatatatatatatatatatatatatatatatgatatatatatatatatatatataatatatatatatatgtgtatatatatttatatatatatatatatatatatatatgtgtgtgtatatatatatatatatatattatgatgtataatatatatatatatatatatatatatatatatatatatatatatatatatatatatagagataacaCGAGTCCACTATAATATAGTTAGTCTTACTGTAGGCGAAACTGAAATGACAGCAAtagacaagtgaaaaatgcgctgTTTCTTCGACACAATCgattttccgtacagcgtataatgagcCTCGACCCACAAAACTTTcggccacggcctggtggtggtctATTCGatagcattgccagacgcacgataatggctaactCTAACTTTaggtaaaattaaaactactgaggatagatggctgcaatttggtgtgtctgatgcctggagggtgaatgatcagcataccaaattgcagccctctagcctcagtagttcctCAGATCTGAgtgtgtggacagaaaaagtgcggacgggacagacaaagccatctctatagtttttttttctttttgttcaggAAAATTAAGATGATAATTAGAATTCAGGAAATGTACGTACGAACAGTGCAGCGGACTAATGCAGTAGGATAAATCATCGTAGCAAAAGCATGTACACCGTTTAGTATAATCAGCACCGGCtatcaagttttggaaataaatcggTCAGTCATATTTTGTCAGAAATTTCAACATTTGCAATTAAtccaattataatttttaaaattgcaatttaattgacaaaatttaaaagaaaattataagtaaaaagaaaTCATTCGGGCTACTCCCTGTTAGAGCTGATGTTCAGCTCAGGAGTCTAATAAagctattttcataataataataataataataataataaataataataataataataataataataataataatttaaaagcaAATCATAAGCTTAATAACTAAATCCTCTGCTCATTTCTATTATCATACTTTCATACAATATAGATACAGAAAAATCACGTGACCATAGAAAACTGAAGACAAACAAAGTATATCGCCAACACGCTCCTTTATTAAACTATAAAGATACCTCGACGGCGAActaaagaaatttaaaagaatCATATCTCCTCATGACTGTAAAAACAATACGGATTGTCCTCCTCTTTCTAAACTTCAAACCCC encodes:
- the LOC135221107 gene encoding pro-resilin-like; protein product: MIAKTCLALALVAAVFGAPSHPPYGHAPQPSYEEPAKYDFNYAVKDDYSGNDFGHQEARDGSDTQGSYYVLLPDGRLQKVSYNVNGDSGFVAEVTYEGEAQYPEYHPAPSYA